A stretch of Methanococcus voltae DNA encodes these proteins:
- the pfkC gene encoding ADP-specific phosphofructokinase, translating to MPFKNLNDVKKHCENLENISIFLGYNANVDALKYISNEKEFYELFELLNGDCKKNLNKNLNENLNENLKIDINKVIENMEIYPREIKTVEEFLARLILAMKSGKPVEIPLISADLSPKFKKWLENLKFNEERIGGQVGIIANLLSILNLDKIVAYTPLLSQKQSEMFENKGSHTNIYYPVSTNEGDIVLKNINKAHKNDETKINRIFEYKEFSFEFDNKKIEVPRANRLILASRPENLRINIPDETKTGLSELGKNIDCAIVSGYQSIKEQYSDGKTDEYYFKRAVEDINLLKSKNPNLKVHLEFASVQNPKLRKQIVEYLYSVVDCAGLDETEIANILNSVGYSELSEKILKNSKIEDVIEGSKIVLENYNLEMIQIHTIYYIMFICKKIEDKAKNDIKIAQLKKSLEFATILASTKAKNGLITSIEDLKMGLETPYNQYGDLLRNLVYKINESTSEITYNDYNIVLVPSRLVNNPKSTVGLGDTISSGAFVSYVADLKNNNIL from the coding sequence TTGCCATTTAAAAATTTGAATGATGTGAAAAAACATTGTGAAAATTTGGAAAATATATCTATATTTTTAGGATATAATGCAAATGTGGACGCTTTAAAGTATATATCTAATGAAAAAGAGTTTTATGAACTTTTTGAACTTTTAAATGGAGATTGTAAGAAAAATTTGAATAAAAATTTAAATGAAAATTTAAATGAAAATTTAAAAATTGATATAAATAAAGTAATTGAAAATATGGAAATTTACCCTCGAGAAATAAAAACAGTTGAGGAATTTTTAGCAAGGCTGATTTTAGCAATGAAATCTGGCAAACCTGTTGAAATACCATTAATTAGTGCAGATTTATCCCCAAAATTCAAAAAATGGTTAGAAAATTTAAAATTTAATGAGGAAAGGATTGGCGGGCAAGTTGGAATTATAGCCAATTTACTTTCAATATTGAATTTAGACAAAATAGTGGCATATACGCCATTATTATCTCAAAAACAGAGCGAAATGTTCGAAAATAAGGGTAGTCATACAAATATATATTACCCTGTTTCAACTAATGAGGGCGATATCGTATTAAAAAACATCAATAAAGCCCATAAAAATGACGAAACTAAAATAAATAGGATTTTTGAATATAAAGAATTCAGTTTCGAATTTGATAATAAAAAAATTGAAGTACCTCGTGCAAATCGTTTAATACTCGCTTCACGTCCTGAAAATTTACGAATAAATATACCCGATGAAACAAAAACGGGATTAAGTGAATTGGGAAAAAATATCGATTGTGCAATCGTTTCAGGATATCAAAGCATTAAAGAACAATATTCCGATGGCAAAACTGACGAATATTACTTTAAAAGAGCTGTTGAAGACATTAACTTATTAAAAAGTAAAAATCCTAACTTAAAAGTACATTTAGAATTTGCTTCTGTCCAAAATCCAAAATTACGTAAACAAATTGTCGAATATTTATACTCCGTTGTAGATTGTGCAGGCTTAGACGAGACCGAAATAGCAAATATACTAAATTCAGTCGGTTATTCGGAATTAAGCGAGAAAATATTAAAAAATAGTAAAATAGAAGATGTAATAGAAGGTTCTAAAATAGTTCTCGAAAATTATAATTTAGAAATGATACAGATACATACGATTTATTACATTATGTTTATTTGTAAAAAAATTGAAGATAAAGCGAAAAACGATATAAAAATCGCTCAATTAAAAAAATCTTTGGAATTTGCCACGATTTTAGCATCTACGAAAGCTAAAAATGGTTTAATTACGAGTATCGAAGATTTAAAAATGGGTTTGGAAACGCCCTACAATCAATATGGTGATTTATTGAGAAATTTAGTTTATAAAATAAATGAATCAACGTCAGAAATTACATATAACGATTATAATATAGTTCTCGTCCCTTCAAGACTCGTAAATAACCCCAAAAGTACAGTAGGTCTTGGAGACACTATTTCTTCGGGTGCTTTCGTTAGTTATGTCGCAGATTTGAAAAATAATAACATATTATAA
- a CDS encoding double zinc ribbon domain-containing protein has protein sequence MVTVIPLNEEEKASVVKGLRSAVPATKLVTLKRLVDLTESRPESFQYMDMYDKRSLNEIITGIEYIISYDLDEVLKREAMVTLEKVKRTLGIKFFNSLTLCNKCNGIIDVGWEHCIHCGASTENMVFDDVEYCKECSKPILPDWMHCAHCGVELKKKEDTIPKCRKCRREVDATWLVCPFCGAKLR, from the coding sequence ATGGTTACCGTTATACCCCTAAACGAAGAAGAAAAAGCAAGTGTTGTAAAAGGGCTTAGAAGTGCAGTTCCAGCTACAAAATTAGTTACATTAAAAAGATTAGTTGACCTTACAGAATCTCGACCGGAATCATTTCAATATATGGATATGTATGATAAAAGGTCATTAAATGAAATTATAACTGGCATTGAATACATAATATCTTATGATTTAGATGAAGTTCTTAAAAGAGAAGCAATGGTAACCTTAGAAAAGGTTAAAAGAACGTTAGGAATCAAATTCTTCAACAGTTTAACTTTATGTAATAAATGTAATGGTATTATAGATGTAGGATGGGAACACTGTATACATTGCGGTGCAAGTACTGAAAATATGGTATTTGACGACGTAGAATACTGTAAAGAATGTTCTAAACCTATTTTACCGGATTGGATGCACTGTGCACACTGTGGTGTTGAATTGAAGAAAAAAGAAGACACGATTCCAAAATGTAGGAAATGTAGAAGAGAAGTTGATGCTACGTGGCTTGTTTGTCCATTCTGTGGTGCAAAATTAAGATAA
- the crcB gene encoding fluoride efflux transporter CrcB, producing the protein MRELLLIGIGGFLGAVLRYVISGIIPVKFGIPSGTLTVNLIGSLIMGFVLYSTLLVDIPVEWKILITTGFCGALTTFSTFSYETFSLMDEGYLIKAFYNVFLNVAGCLLMIYIGRQLSYSIFNISI; encoded by the coding sequence TTGCGAGAATTATTGCTTATAGGAATAGGTGGTTTCTTAGGTGCGGTCTTGAGGTATGTGATAAGCGGGATAATCCCGGTAAAATTTGGAATACCCTCTGGAACTTTGACAGTTAATTTAATAGGTAGCTTAATAATGGGTTTTGTGCTTTATTCTACATTATTAGTCGATATACCTGTAGAATGGAAAATTTTAATAACTACAGGATTCTGCGGAGCTTTAACCACGTTTTCAACTTTTAGTTATGAAACATTTTCATTGATGGATGAAGGTTATTTAATCAAAGCTTTTTACAATGTTTTTTTAAACGTTGCAGGCTGTTTATTGATGATATATATCGGTAGACAATTGTCATATTCTATATTCAATATATCAATATAA
- a CDS encoding glycosyltransferase family 4 protein encodes MKIAMLTWEYPPLIVGGLSIHCKNLAEALVKMGHEIDVITTGEVLYGSKPEIINGVNVYRVKSMVKDEDFLSWSLLMASEMEKKLGDLGIDNYDLIHCHDWMTSKVGINLKYLLNKPYIQSIHSTEYGRCSGINSKISEIINEMEFLSVFEADEVITVSNASKEELCRIFNAPDNKIHAIYNGINLSEYCINQNSDELMEFREELGVENDDYMLLYVGRLEHQKGVNYLIRAFKILLDKYSNLKLVLVGEGSQQDYLQSLSENLCCKDNLIFTGFKNGDELKKLYCCADICVVPSIYEPFGLVALESMASETPIVVSNTGGLSEIVNSKNGIKVEPKNPKKLATAVSKLIENNEFRNKIVNNAKNDLLNYNWDNIAYDTSKIYGRAVKNKLDSKNDNSSEIVEKI; translated from the coding sequence ATGAAAATAGCAATGTTAACTTGGGAGTATCCTCCATTAATAGTTGGTGGATTGTCTATTCACTGTAAAAATTTAGCAGAAGCTTTGGTTAAAATGGGTCACGAAATAGATGTAATAACTACAGGGGAAGTTTTATACGGCTCTAAACCTGAAATTATCAATGGAGTTAACGTTTATCGTGTAAAATCGATGGTAAAAGATGAGGATTTCCTATCGTGGTCGTTGTTAATGGCAAGTGAGATGGAAAAAAAACTGGGGGACTTAGGAATTGATAACTATGATTTAATACATTGTCACGATTGGATGACTTCAAAAGTCGGTATAAATTTAAAATATTTATTAAATAAACCTTATATCCAGTCAATACACAGCACTGAATACGGTCGTTGTAGCGGTATTAATTCAAAAATATCCGAAATTATAAATGAAATGGAGTTTTTAAGCGTTTTTGAAGCCGACGAAGTGATAACTGTAAGTAATGCTTCAAAAGAAGAACTTTGTAGGATATTTAATGCCCCAGATAATAAAATACATGCCATTTATAACGGTATTAACCTTTCGGAATACTGTATTAATCAAAATTCTGATGAATTAATGGAATTTAGGGAAGAATTGGGTGTCGAAAATGACGATTATATGCTACTTTACGTAGGTCGTTTGGAACATCAAAAAGGAGTTAATTATTTGATAAGGGCATTTAAAATATTGCTGGATAAATACTCTAATTTAAAATTAGTACTCGTAGGAGAAGGTTCTCAACAAGATTATTTGCAATCTCTTTCCGAGAATTTATGCTGTAAGGACAATTTGATATTTACAGGTTTTAAAAATGGTGATGAATTAAAAAAACTTTACTGTTGTGCAGACATTTGCGTAGTTCCTTCAATTTACGAACCTTTTGGACTCGTAGCATTGGAATCTATGGCTTCAGAAACCCCTATCGTAGTTAGTAATACTGGAGGGTTATCTGAGATTGTAAATTCTAAAAATGGCATTAAAGTTGAGCCAAAAAATCCAAAGAAGCTTGCTACAGCAGTGTCTAAATTAATTGAAAATAATGAATTTAGAAATAAAATTGTAAATAACGCTAAAAATGATTTATTGAACTACAATTGGGATAATATTGCATATGACACCTCAAAAATTTATGGGAGAGCTGTTAAGAATAAATTGGACTCTAAAAATGATAATTCTTCCGAAATAGTTGAAAAAATATAA
- a CDS encoding 2-oxoacid:ferredoxin oxidoreductase subunit gamma has protein sequence MRKEVRFSGFGGQGIILAGVILGKAISLYGGKNAVQTQSYGPEARGGASKSEVVISEEEIDFPKVILPDVLISMSQPAFDKYGEEIKENATILIDKDLVSISKEYESKNNVYKIPFTEIANKEIGLGIVANIVMLGSLTKILEINPEIVKKALLESVPKGTEQKNTMAFDKGYNYL, from the coding sequence ATGAGAAAAGAAGTAAGATTTTCAGGATTTGGCGGTCAAGGTATCATATTAGCCGGCGTTATATTGGGTAAAGCAATATCCTTGTACGGTGGCAAAAATGCCGTTCAAACACAATCATACGGACCGGAAGCAAGAGGCGGAGCAAGTAAATCTGAAGTGGTGATATCAGAGGAGGAAATAGATTTCCCAAAAGTTATATTACCAGATGTACTTATTTCTATGTCCCAGCCTGCTTTTGACAAATATGGTGAAGAAATAAAAGAAAATGCGACTATTTTAATTGATAAAGACCTTGTAAGTATTTCTAAGGAGTACGAATCAAAAAACAATGTTTATAAGATTCCATTTACAGAAATTGCGAATAAAGAAATAGGATTGGGAATTGTTGCAAACATTGTAATGCTTGGCTCTTTGACTAAAATATTAGAAATAAACCCCGAAATAGTCAAAAAAGCACTTTTAGAAAGCGTTCCAAAAGGAACTGAACAAAAGAATACTATGGCATTTGATAAAGGATATAATTATCTATAA
- the mtxX gene encoding methanogenesis marker protein Mmp4/MtxX, whose product MYILGYDKNMESANEILKAYNKLNSENINVKLVESPKKFLKLFEDSLIDDDNIYNKSHTDNIDGFVRGNLSSSKIMPEIKSIIANKLKSRFYRASILKNPFTDKNFILAPVGIDEFSFEYNKRIDDKLEFIDYIVSYLKTQNNTTNKNNTTNIKIGLLSGGRLSDLGRNPSIDNTIYECNDIVKLFEKSKQNNTFYDNVDVVHNGILIEDYLKEGFDVIIAPDGISGNLIFRSLALVCGLEGCGALLTSKKPINFIDTSRSGNYMRYYNAVKYLYNQKNK is encoded by the coding sequence ATGTATATTTTGGGATATGATAAGAATATGGAAAGTGCCAATGAAATTTTAAAGGCATATAATAAGTTAAATTCTGAAAATATAAATGTAAAATTAGTTGAATCACCTAAAAAGTTTTTAAAATTGTTTGAAGATAGTCTAATAGATGATGATAACATATACAATAAAAGTCATACGGATAATATTGATGGCTTTGTGCGGGGTAATTTATCATCGTCCAAAATAATGCCTGAAATAAAAAGTATTATTGCAAATAAATTAAAAAGCAGATTTTACCGAGCTTCAATTCTAAAAAATCCTTTTACCGATAAAAATTTTATATTGGCACCTGTAGGTATCGATGAATTTAGTTTCGAGTATAATAAAAGAATTGATGATAAATTAGAGTTCATAGACTATATTGTAAGCTATTTAAAAACTCAAAATAATACAACTAATAAAAATAATACAACTAATATAAAAATAGGTTTACTATCCGGTGGCAGATTGTCCGATTTAGGTAGAAATCCTTCCATAGATAACACAATATACGAATGTAATGACATTGTAAAGTTATTTGAAAAATCTAAGCAAAATAATACCTTTTATGATAATGTAGATGTTGTACATAATGGTATTTTAATAGAGGATTATTTAAAAGAGGGTTTTGATGTAATTATTGCCCCCGACGGCATTTCTGGAAATTTAATATTCCGTTCTTTAGCGTTAGTTTGTGGATTAGAGGGTTGTGGTGCGCTTTTAACATCAAAAAAACCCATAAATTTTATAGATACAAGTAGAAGTGGAAATTATATGCGGTATTATAATGCTGTAAAATATCTTTATAATCAAAAAAATAAATAA
- the pgi gene encoding glucose-6-phosphate isomerase has product MKGTYKFNFDNVLKDKIGENGISIDGIDELRDFTNIAKANVSKKYENGELGFIEALDKDLDEYEKVKELSKEFEYVIIIGIGGSILGSKAVHQGIYGSSNTYHPKVFYLDNSDPEKIYETLKAVKLEKTLIFVISKSGNTVETLANYFVIKKHMDKNNIIPAKPNFVAITGGGLLQKIAEKEGYMCYKVPENVGGRFSVLSAVGLAPLACLNVDIHNLVKGARKMNDICHTDNIFRNPALLNALIHYKMDNRGKKISLMMPYIGRLHQFGMWYRQLWAESLGKDGNGQTPVIALGATDQHSQLQLYMDGPEDKIMTFLKVNKFKQDYSIETDYDSDLIEHKLSELIISEQLGTEQSITEKGIPNVKITLSELNEYTLGMLMYGYELQTAYCGELLCINAFNQPAVEHAKKLSHAVLKGSIVEKSYNEIKIE; this is encoded by the coding sequence ATGAAGGGAACGTATAAATTCAATTTTGACAACGTATTAAAGGATAAAATTGGGGAAAATGGGATATCTATTGATGGAATCGATGAATTAAGAGATTTTACGAATATTGCAAAAGCAAATGTTTCAAAAAAGTATGAAAATGGGGAATTAGGATTTATTGAAGCATTAGATAAAGACTTAGATGAATACGAAAAAGTAAAAGAATTATCGAAAGAATTTGAATATGTTATAATTATAGGTATTGGCGGCTCTATTTTAGGCTCAAAAGCTGTACATCAAGGTATATACGGCTCAAGCAATACCTATCACCCTAAAGTGTTTTATTTAGACAATTCAGACCCAGAAAAGATTTACGAAACATTAAAAGCGGTTAAATTAGAAAAAACATTGATATTCGTAATTAGCAAATCTGGCAATACTGTGGAAACCCTCGCAAATTACTTTGTAATCAAAAAACATATGGATAAAAATAATATAATACCTGCAAAACCGAACTTTGTTGCAATTACGGGCGGAGGTCTTTTGCAAAAAATTGCGGAAAAAGAGGGTTATATGTGCTATAAAGTACCTGAAAACGTAGGCGGTAGGTTTTCAGTTCTTTCAGCGGTTGGACTTGCACCATTAGCTTGCTTAAACGTTGATATCCACAATCTTGTGAAAGGGGCAAGAAAAATGAATGATATTTGTCATACAGACAATATATTTAGAAACCCAGCACTTTTAAATGCTTTAATTCATTACAAGATGGACAATAGGGGTAAAAAAATATCGCTTATGATGCCATACATTGGGAGATTACACCAATTTGGTATGTGGTATAGGCAACTTTGGGCTGAAAGTTTGGGAAAAGATGGAAATGGACAAACACCAGTAATCGCTTTAGGTGCTACAGACCAACATTCACAACTACAATTGTATATGGATGGTCCAGAAGACAAAATTATGACCTTTTTAAAAGTAAATAAATTTAAACAAGATTATTCAATTGAAACGGATTATGATTCTGACCTTATAGAGCATAAATTATCAGAATTAATAATTTCTGAACAATTAGGAACTGAACAATCGATTACTGAAAAAGGAATACCAAATGTGAAAATTACGCTTAGTGAATTAAACGAGTATACATTAGGAATGTTAATGTACGGTTATGAACTTCAAACGGCATATTGTGGAGAATTATTATGTATAAATGCGTTTAATCAACCTGCTGTAGAGCACGCTAAGAAATTATCGCACGCAGTCCTTAAAGGAAGTATTGTCGAAAAATCATACAACGAAATAAAAATTGAATAA
- a CDS encoding NAD+ synthase, with translation MKCTKSDLKSKNETNPDIKSKTNDYTGNINKNIELNVLDKKVNLIVDFIREYYETTGVKGVVLGLSGGIDSSLVAHLAVKALGADKVYGIIMPESKSNPMDKEHGELVAHLLGINYHISDITPLMEAFGAGGYSKDENGNLKEFDKLADGNLKSRFRMCTLYYHANKNNNLVLGTGNKSEIYMGYGTKFGDLGCDVLPIGHLFKTEVRELARYIGVPEDIITKAPSGGLWEGQTDEKEMGITYETLDKLLGAMEMGKDPEYTAELLNISTEQMINVMTRIDNNKHKSLPLPIPNKYLELID, from the coding sequence ATGAAATGCACAAAATCTGATTTAAAATCAAAAAATGAAACTAATCCAGATATAAAAAGCAAAACTAACGACTATACGGGCAATATTAATAAAAATATTGAATTAAACGTGTTGGATAAAAAAGTAAATTTAATAGTTGATTTTATAAGGGAATATTATGAAACTACGGGGGTAAAAGGCGTAGTTTTAGGACTTAGTGGCGGTATAGATAGCTCTTTAGTGGCTCATTTGGCAGTAAAAGCTTTAGGTGCTGATAAAGTTTATGGAATTATTATGCCAGAATCTAAATCTAACCCAATGGACAAAGAACACGGCGAATTAGTAGCTCACTTACTGGGAATTAATTATCATATAAGTGATATTACGCCATTAATGGAAGCATTCGGAGCAGGAGGATATTCCAAAGACGAAAATGGTAATTTAAAAGAGTTTGATAAATTAGCAGATGGTAATTTAAAGTCAAGATTTAGAATGTGCACGTTATATTATCACGCAAATAAAAATAATAATTTAGTACTCGGTACTGGCAATAAATCAGAGATATATATGGGATACGGCACTAAATTCGGCGATTTGGGTTGCGATGTATTACCTATCGGTCATTTATTTAAAACTGAAGTTCGTGAGCTTGCAAGATATATCGGCGTTCCAGAGGATATAATTACAAAAGCACCGTCAGGTGGCTTATGGGAAGGTCAAACCGACGAAAAAGAGATGGGAATTACTTATGAAACATTAGATAAATTATTAGGTGCAATGGAAATGGGTAAGGACCCAGAATATACTGCGGAGCTTTTAAATATTTCCACCGAGCAAATGATTAACGTAATGACTAGAATAGATAATAATAAACACAAATCATTACCTCTTCCAATACCTAATAAATATTTAGAATTAATCGATTAA
- a CDS encoding glycoside hydrolase family 57 protein, producing the protein MYLSFNFEVHQPHRLNKFINNDMDLWGRYMDINLNKELFKTVSKKSYYPASYLLLDLIDEYDIKVSFSITGTFIEQALEYDNYLLDIFKDLVDTKNVELMTETYYHSLSCFISEEEFTDEVKKHQYMTKDLFKYEPKVFRNTELIYNNRVAKIIENMGFDGIFTEGVDRVLEYGSPNYLYKTLSGLKVLLRNYSLSDDIGFRFSSQDWSEYPLTAEKYANWINGCNGDCINLYMDYETIGEHHTKESGIFEFLTALPEQLAMLEDIEYATPSDLIKNCNPRGIINVFEHNTISWADMERDASAWLGNKMQDLAFQNLESLKNYINFFEYSKESQEYLLYKNLQTSDNFYYMCNKSSSDKDVHNYFSHFQSPYDAYGIYLNTIHDFKNYIILKSTNNEIIDDIWIKN; encoded by the coding sequence ATGTATTTATCTTTTAATTTTGAAGTACATCAACCACATAGATTAAATAAATTTATAAACAATGATATGGACTTATGGGGTAGATATATGGATATAAACCTCAACAAAGAGCTTTTTAAAACCGTATCTAAAAAATCATACTACCCGGCAAGTTATTTATTGTTAGATTTAATCGATGAGTACGATATAAAGGTTTCTTTTAGTATTACCGGCACTTTTATCGAGCAAGCTTTAGAATATGACAATTATCTTTTAGATATTTTTAAAGATTTGGTCGATACTAAAAATGTTGAATTAATGACCGAAACATATTATCATTCTTTAAGTTGTTTTATTTCCGAAGAAGAATTTACCGATGAAGTTAAAAAACATCAATATATGACAAAAGATTTATTTAAATACGAGCCGAAAGTTTTTAGAAATACTGAATTAATCTATAATAATCGAGTTGCAAAGATAATCGAAAATATGGGCTTTGATGGCATTTTTACCGAGGGTGTAGACCGTGTTTTAGAGTATGGCTCTCCAAATTATCTTTATAAAACACTTTCTGGGTTAAAAGTACTTCTTAGAAACTATAGTTTAAGTGATGACATAGGATTTAGATTTTCATCACAAGATTGGTCAGAATACCCCTTAACTGCTGAAAAATATGCAAATTGGATAAATGGCTGTAATGGGGATTGTATCAATCTTTATATGGATTATGAAACTATAGGGGAGCATCACACTAAAGAAAGTGGTATTTTCGAGTTTTTGACTGCACTTCCTGAGCAATTAGCTATGTTGGAAGATATAGAGTATGCTACACCGTCAGACTTAATAAAAAACTGTAATCCTCGGGGTATTATCAATGTATTTGAGCATAATACTATATCTTGGGCAGATATGGAAAGAGATGCAAGTGCTTGGTTGGGAAACAAAATGCAGGATTTAGCATTTCAAAATTTGGAAAGTTTGAAAAATTATATAAATTTCTTTGAATATTCAAAAGAATCACAAGAATATTTGTTGTATAAAAATTTACAAACGAGTGATAATTTTTATTATATGTGCAATAAATCGTCAAGTGATAAGGACGTTCATAATTATTTCAGCCATTTTCAAAGCCCTTATGACGCATATGGAATTTATTTAAATACAATACACGATTTTAAGAATTATATAATCTTAAAATCAACAAATAATGAAATTATTGATGATATATGGATAAAAAATTAA
- a CDS encoding 2-oxoacid:ferredoxin oxidoreductase subunit beta, whose product MHPSIKHMREDRLPHIFCAGCGNGIVLNCFINAMERQKLETDDIIAISGIGCSSRVPGYLNCDSLHTTHGRPIAFALGAKVSRQDKKVVVFTGDGDTSAIGGNHFLHGCRRNIDMTVICINNNIYGMTGGQCSPTTPHEKKATTAPYGNPENPLNLCEVAKAAGASYVARWTTAHPIQIANSIKKGMEKKGFAFIEVISQCPTYYGRFNVSKKPGEMMTHLKNSSLRVAKAEKMSAEELIDKIIIGEFQDIEKPEYIEQLKKLQEL is encoded by the coding sequence ATGCATCCTTCGATAAAACATATGCGTGAAGATAGATTGCCTCACATTTTTTGTGCAGGTTGCGGTAATGGGATTGTATTAAACTGTTTTATAAATGCTATGGAAAGACAGAAATTAGAAACTGATGATATAATAGCAATTTCAGGAATCGGATGTTCTTCGAGAGTTCCGGGATATTTAAACTGTGATTCATTACACACTACTCACGGTAGACCGATTGCTTTTGCTTTGGGGGCAAAAGTATCAAGACAAGACAAAAAAGTAGTGGTATTCACAGGTGATGGGGACACCTCTGCAATAGGTGGAAATCACTTTTTACACGGCTGTAGAAGAAACATTGATATGACTGTGATATGTATTAACAACAATATTTATGGTATGACTGGGGGACAATGCTCACCTACGACTCCACACGAAAAAAAGGCAACGACAGCACCTTATGGAAACCCTGAAAACCCTTTAAATTTATGCGAAGTTGCAAAAGCTGCGGGTGCTTCATATGTGGCTCGATGGACAACTGCACATCCGATACAAATTGCTAATTCAATTAAAAAGGGAATGGAAAAGAAAGGTTTCGCTTTCATTGAAGTCATTTCACAGTGTCCTACATACTACGGTAGATTTAACGTTTCTAAGAAACCTGGAGAAATGATGACTCATTTAAAAAATAGTAGTTTAAGGGTTGCTAAAGCTGAAAAAATGAGTGCTGAGGAATTAATTGATAAAATAATTATTGGAGAATTCCAAGATATTGAAAAACCAGAATATATTGAACAATTGAAGAAATTACAAGAATTATAA
- a CDS encoding MBL fold metallo-hydrolase, which produces MSKPVEIIFLGGGGGRWETIKQNKGTGGFRITTEQLNAHVDPGPGALVRMNQLNIDPWDTNLLVVSHCHPDHYTDSELIIEAMTFGMTKIAGRIIGNSSVLLGNEIFEKKISTYHQSKVLEKHVLKVGESINIDDVSFKGTKTKHGDPYGVGFKIETPKGIIGYTGDTENIPSLIKDFSGVKLLIANVVRADIKVPGHMYSEDIISIINSMKPSEKPELIVIYHMGTKMKEPDKFGQLITERTGILTIPAKIGLKLTIDEKIEYEYLKH; this is translated from the coding sequence TTGTCAAAACCTGTTGAAATAATATTTTTAGGTGGCGGTGGCGGTAGATGGGAAACCATTAAGCAAAATAAAGGTACTGGAGGTTTTAGAATAACCACTGAGCAATTAAATGCTCACGTTGACCCGGGACCTGGTGCTTTGGTTCGAATGAATCAGTTAAACATTGACCCTTGGGATACAAATTTATTGGTGGTTTCCCATTGCCATCCTGACCATTATACGGATTCAGAGTTGATTATTGAAGCTATGACCTTTGGTATGACTAAAATAGCTGGTCGAATTATCGGAAATAGCTCGGTATTACTTGGAAATGAGATATTTGAAAAAAAGATATCTACATACCATCAAAGTAAAGTTTTAGAAAAACACGTCCTCAAAGTTGGGGAATCCATTAATATAGATGATGTAAGCTTTAAAGGAACTAAAACTAAGCACGGCGACCCTTACGGAGTTGGATTTAAAATTGAAACCCCTAAAGGAATTATTGGATATACTGGAGATACTGAAAATATTCCTTCACTTATTAAGGACTTTTCCGGCGTTAAATTATTAATTGCAAATGTTGTACGAGCTGATATCAAAGTCCCTGGACATATGTATTCGGAAGATATTATTTCTATAATAAATAGTATGAAACCGTCTGAAAAGCCCGAATTAATAGTCATATATCATATGGGCACTAAAATGAAAGAGCCGGACAAATTTGGGCAATTGATTACTGAAAGAACGGGTATTTTAACAATCCCTGCTAAAATAGGTCTAAAATTAACTATTGATGAAAAAATAGAATATGAATATTTAAAACATTAA